One Phaseolus vulgaris cultivar G19833 chromosome 11, P. vulgaris v2.0, whole genome shotgun sequence genomic window carries:
- the LOC137832502 gene encoding transcription factor MYB14-like, with amino-acid sequence MMVRTPSSDKNGLKKGTWTPEEDQKLVDYITRYGHWNWRLLPKFAGLARCGKSCRLRWLNYLRPNLKRGNYSEEEEETIIKLHRHLGNRWSAIAARIPGRTDNEIKNYWHTNLKKRSEQDSATDSQVSNSCEQSLTTTTEPSGNTFQSFNSTQDYSPFSQNSSSSITSTECNTVTINENLAPQDEFAFWDADTDLMTGNFWLESYMRDISYVPNEPEYSFDAELWSHDN; translated from the exons ATGATGGTGAGAACCCCGAGTAGTGACAAAAATGGACTGAAGAAAGGAACATGGACACCAGAGGAAGACCAGAAGTTGGTTGATTATATTACTAGGTATGGCCACTGGAATTGGCGCCTGCTCCCCAAATTCGCAG GTCTTGCGAGATGTGGAAAGAGTTGCAGACTTAGGTGGTTGAATTACCTAAGACCAAACCTGAAAAGAGGAAACTACAGTGAAGAAGAGGAGGAAACTATCATCAAGCTTCACCGACATCTAGGAAACAG ATGGTCTGCTATTGCTGCACGGATTCCAGGAAGAACAGACaatgaaataaaaaactattGGCACACCAACCTCAAGAAACGGTCTGAACAAGACTCAGCCACAGACTCTCAAGTCTCAAACTCATGTGAACAATCCCTAACAACAACAACTGAACCAAGCGGAAATACTTTCCAAAGCTTTAACTCCACGCAAGATTATTCCCCATTTTCCCAGAATTCATCATCCTCAATAACAAGCACAGAGTGTAACACTGTCACCATCAACGAAAATCTGGCTCCGCAAGATGAATTTGCCTTTTGGGACGCTGACACTGATCTTATGACCGGAAATTTCTGGTTAGAATCATATATGCGTGATATTTCGTACGTACCTAATGAGCCTGAGTACAGTTTTGACGCAGAACTTTGGAGCCATGATAACTGA